The DNA window CCGGGTACCCGACCGGCATGATGCCGGCGCACCCGGGCACGTCCGGCGACACCACGAGCGTGATCCCGCCGCAGAACCCGTGGAACCCGTCCGGCGACCCGCGCCCCGGCACCGTGGTGATGAGCCCGGCGGCCAAGCGCCGGGCCACCATCGACAAGGTCACCACGGGCGCGCGGGAGACCGCCGGGAGACTGGTCACCACGTTCAAGTCCTGGCCGCGCAACAAGCAGCTGGCCACGTCCGGCGCCGCGGCCGCCGTGGTGCTGGTGCTGATCCTGGTCTTCTCGATGACCGGCGGCGACGACGACGCGACGCAGCAGCCGCAGGCACAGGCCGCACCGAGCGCCGCACCGGCCGCGGACACGCCGTTCGAGACGCAGGCCTTCAAGGGCAACGCGACGATCAGCGTGCAGGTCCCGGCCGGCTGGACTCGGGGGGCCGGCCAGACCTACGTCGACTACGTAAACCCGGACAACAACGCGGTCAAGGTGCGGGTGCTGCTGGAGCCGGGCTCGATCGCCCCGACCCGGTTCGTGAACGAGACCGCGCCCGGCACATTGAGGAAGTCGAAGAACTGCCCCAAGCCGTACACGCAAGGCGAGACGATCGAGGCTGAAGTCTCGGGTAACCCTGGCGCCCAGTTCGAGTACACCTGCGGCAACGGCGACGCGAAGCGTCACGGTATCTGGCGGATGACCACGGTCGGCAACAAGATGTACTCGTTCTACCTCACCGCACCGGACTCAGCCTTCGCCGAGAACCGTAAGTATTTCGACAAGATGGCTGAGACTTTCCAGATCGCTCAATAACGACGGTTTCGTGCGATGCGGGGAAGCCAGGACCGGCTTCCCCGCATCGACGTCAGCACTTGTAGTCAGCGCCGCTATTGCTCAGGAACGCATCGGAGATCCAGCCCTCCGGGTCCCCGATGGCCGCGAGGTGCACTCGTGACCACGTCGTGTACGTCACCCCGTTACGCGTGACATGGTCACCTGAGACCCAGCAGTACGGATACATCTGCGTTCCCGAGTCGAACCGATCCACCAGACCACAACTGGTGTGCGGGCCACTCCGCATCGCCACATCAGAACCAGTGACTTTGATGTAAGCGGGGTTGTGGTTGTCGGTGTCCGAGAAACCGTGAGAGCAAGAGGCGGCTGCCGGTGCTGAGGTCCCCAACACGATCAGACCAGCTGACAATGCCGTGATGACGGTTGCCGACCACGACAACGTTCGATGCATTCGCGACTTCACACCCATAACGACCTCCCCGTAATGCTGTGATTACTCAGCGTCATTACCGGCAGCTTATATCGATGTGTGCAAACATAGAAGATCTTGATAAATGCGCCTCGACGATCTACAGTCCGTGCTTCTAGGTCCTACGCCGGGTAACGCCCCTTCCGTTGTGCTATCAATCCCTGATGGCGTCCGAAGTTGATGTTGCCCTGACCGACCGGGCCGAGGCCTGGCTCGCCGATGACCCCGACCCGGCGAGCCGCGCCGAGCTCCGGGATCTGATCGACCGGCTCCCGGCCACCGCCGCGGAGCTGCGCGACAGGTTCTCCGGCCCGCTCACCTTCGGCACGGCCGGGCTGCGCGGCCCGCTGCGCGCCGGGCCGAACGGCATGAATCTGGCGGTGGTCACCCAGGCCGCGGCCGGGCTCGTCGCCTGGCTCGCCGCACAGGACGGCGAGGGGCCGCTGGTGATCGGGTACGACGCCCGGCACGGCTCCCGGGAGTTCGCCGAGCGGACCGCCCGAGTCGCGACCGGCGCCGGCCGCGAGGCGCTGCTGATGCCGCGCACGCTGCCCACGCCGGTCCTGGCCTACGCGGTGCGGGCCCTTGGCGCGGTGGCCGGCGTGATGGTGACGGCGAGCCACAACCCGCCCCAGGACAACGGCTACAAGGTCTACCTCGGCGCGGCGCTGGGCGGACCGGCCGGTGACGGCGCGCAGATCGTGCCGCCGGCCGACGCCGGCATCGAGGCGGCGATCCGGGCGGCCGGCAGCCTCGCGGCGGTGCCGCTGGGCGAGCCCGGCACCCTGCTCGGCACCGACATCGCCGACAAGTACGTGCGGAGCGCCGCCGCGGTGCTCACCGAGGGCGGCCCCCGTGACCTGCGCATCGCCTACACGCCGCTGCACGGCGTCGGCGGCGAGACCCTGGCCGCCGCGTTCCGGGCGGCCGGCTTCCCGGCCCCGGCGGTCGTGGCGGACCAGGAGCAGCCCGACCCCGAGTTCCCGACCGTGCATTTCCCGAACCCGGAGGAGCCGGGGGCGATGGACCACCTGCTCGCGCTCGCCGGCGCCGAGAAGGCCGACCTGGCGATCGCCAACGACCCGGACGCGGACCGCTGCGCCGTGGCGATCCCGGCCGGCGACGGCACGTGGCGTCCCCTGCGCGGCGACGAGCTCGGCGTCCTCCTGGCCGACCACCTGATCCGGCGGGGCGTGACCGGCACCTACGCCACCACGATCGTCTCCTCGTCGCTGCTCGGCCGTCTCAGCGCCGCGCGCGGCGTGCCCTACGCGGAGACCCTCACCGGCTTCAAGTGGATCGTCCGGGCCGCCGAGGAGCTGGCGTTCGGGTACGAGGAGGCCCTCGGGTACTGCGTCGCCCCGGCCATGGTCCGCGACAAGGACGGGATCACCGCCGCGCTCACGGTCGCCGAGCTGGCCGCCGAGCTGAAGACCGCCGGGAAGACCCTGAGCGACCGTCTCGACGAGCTGGCGGCCGAGTTCGGGGTGCACGCCACCGACCAGCTGTCGGTACGCGTCGACGACCTCACCGAGATCGGCAGGGCGATGACCCGGGCCCGGCAGAACCCGCCGACCACCCTGCTCGGCTCCCCGGTGACCGAGGTGGCCGACCTGCTCCCGGAGAACGACGTGCTGACGTTCCGCACGTCGGCCGCGCGCGTGGTGATCCGGCCGTCGGGCACCGAGCCGAAGCTCAAGGCGTACCTGGAAGTGGTGGAACCGGTCAGCGCCGCCGGGCTGGGATCGGCGCGGCAGCGGGCCGCCGCCGCACTCGTCGACCTGCGGGCGGAGATCGCAGCCACCCTGGGCGTCTGAGAAGCGAAGCTCCGCAGGCGACGGGAGTCGCAGGGCTTGACCCGGCACCCGTCGCCGGCGGCCGCCGGACGGCCGGGACCGGACGCACGTCCTCGCGCTGCCTCTCGCCGGAGAGTCAGTCCGGCGAGGACGTGGTCCGATCCGTACCCGTCAGAGGGGTTTGGGGGCGCCCAGCGCCGCCGTGATCGCCCGGCCCAGCGTGGCCACCACCAGGGCGACGCTCGGGCGCACGATGGAGTCCTCCAGCGACACGTCGCCGACGAACCCGGCGTTGCTGGCGATCTCCTCGAGCCGCTCGTGAGCCCGGTCGGCCTCGTCC is part of the Actinoplanes missouriensis 431 genome and encodes:
- a CDS encoding phospho-sugar mutase, whose amino-acid sequence is MASEVDVALTDRAEAWLADDPDPASRAELRDLIDRLPATAAELRDRFSGPLTFGTAGLRGPLRAGPNGMNLAVVTQAAAGLVAWLAAQDGEGPLVIGYDARHGSREFAERTARVATGAGREALLMPRTLPTPVLAYAVRALGAVAGVMVTASHNPPQDNGYKVYLGAALGGPAGDGAQIVPPADAGIEAAIRAAGSLAAVPLGEPGTLLGTDIADKYVRSAAAVLTEGGPRDLRIAYTPLHGVGGETLAAAFRAAGFPAPAVVADQEQPDPEFPTVHFPNPEEPGAMDHLLALAGAEKADLAIANDPDADRCAVAIPAGDGTWRPLRGDELGVLLADHLIRRGVTGTYATTIVSSSLLGRLSAARGVPYAETLTGFKWIVRAAEELAFGYEEALGYCVAPAMVRDKDGITAALTVAELAAELKTAGKTLSDRLDELAAEFGVHATDQLSVRVDDLTEIGRAMTRARQNPPTTLLGSPVTEVADLLPENDVLTFRTSAARVVIRPSGTEPKLKAYLEVVEPVSAAGLGSARQRAAAALVDLRAEIAATLGV